AAGATCCTCGCCACGCTGCTGAAGCCGACCCAGGGCTTTGCGCTCGTCTGCGGCTACAATGTGTTGACCCAGGCCGAGGATGTGAAGCGCGTCATGGGCTACATGCCGGACAGCTTCGGCGTGTACGACGACATGAAGGTGTGGGAGTACCTGGACTTCTTTGCCGCCGCCTACAAGATCGAGAAGAGCCGCCGGAAGCAGATCATCAACGACGTGCTCGAACTCACTGACCTGGGCCACAAGAAGAACGACTACGTCGAGGCCCTCTCTCGCGGCATGAAGCAGCGCCTTTGCCTCGCGAAGACCCTCGTGCACGATCCGCAAGTGCTGCTGCTGGACGAGCCCGCGTCCGGTCTCGACCCGCGCGCCCGCATCGAACTGCGCGAGCTCCTCAAAGAACTCCGCAACATGGGCAAGACCATCCTGATCAGCTCGCACATCCTGACCGAGCTGGCGGACTTCTGCAACACTGTCGGTATCATCGAGCAAGGCAACTTGCTCTACGCCGGCGACATCCAGACGATCACCCAACAACTGCGC
This genomic window from bacterium contains:
- a CDS encoding ABC transporter ATP-binding protein, which codes for MIDVRGVTKVYKDLVAVNDLSFHIEKGDIFGFIGPNGAGKTTTIKILATLLKPTQGFALVCGYNVLTQAEDVKRVMGYMPDSFGVYDDMKVWEYLDFFAAAYKIEKSRRKQIINDVLELTDLGHKKNDYVEALSRGMKQRLCLAKTLVHDPQVLLLDEPASGLDPRARIELRELLKELRNMGKTILISSHILTELADFCNTVGIIEQGNLLYAGDIQTITQQLRGARIVEVKLRAGFEQQAEDLFINDKNVQEVERDGQMLQIHLPLDFAEEDYVTDKLVENGIKFSSVRELDIDLEDVFMKVTKGLVQ